DNA sequence from the Podospora pseudocomata strain CBS 415.72m chromosome 2 map unlocalized CBS415.72m_2.2, whole genome shotgun sequence genome:
CCAAGCCAATATTGAAGACAGCCACAGGTGCTTATGCATATCAGGCTCTTCTCATTGCGAGATGACACCTCGAATATTAAATGATGGCACCTCTGGCATAGCCAGAACCCGAGATTTTATTCTTCTATCAAAGGCAACCCACCGCGCGGCGTGTTTTTGAGCCAATTATTACCACACACAATTacctatcatcatcaacatggaAGCTGCTGGACTTGCCGTCGGCATTGCCACCCTATACTCAACATGTCGAGATTGTTACAACTTTTTCACCACTGTCAACGCGGCCGACAAAGAGGTTTCGGTTCACCTTCGTGAGCTGGTCATCCAGTAGTCCATTCTGAAAGCCTGGGGCTTCCATTGGCGCATTCAGGATGGAGGCGACACTCAGCAACCAGGTCAGACCAGACAGAACCAAACCAAGCTTCACAACTACCTATTGAAGAACCGCTTCAAAGCCGAGGGCGTCTTCaacatcctctccgcccttGCCGACACACTGTCAAACCAAGAGGAACTTGTCAGAGGATATGAAATCCAGTTTCGGTCAACGCAAGCAATTCAGGATGGATCCCAGTTGGCCAGCAATGTCCAGTTAGCCATTCAGGACACGACAATCGAGGACATCAAGCCTGTGATCACTGAGTTTAAGCAACGTCTCTCGAAACTCAACAAGTTTAAGTGGGCTCTGAGAGATAAGAATGACTTCAGAAAACTCATTTCCGACTTGAAATCCCACAGCGAATCCCTCTACTGCCTTTGCCCGGAAAACGCCTTTGAGTCGATGAATGTCTACTTTTACCATGGATTGTTTGGCTGTCCAGGAGTCACCGGTAGTGTTGAAGTGGACTTCAAGAATCGCAACTGAGCATGCAGAGATCGACAAGGGGTCTTCGGTGCGGCCGGACTACGAACTGCTGGCTTCAGCGGCTACATTGAAGGCATCTGTAAACGAAAACAGGGACAAGGTACGGACAGATGACGGCAAGCTCACCACTATCGGCGAGGAGGAACCCGAGATGAAGTTTTTGGGGAAGGGTCTTGCTCTGTTTGAAGGTGAAGTTGTCTATGTGGAAATGCGAGACTATCGCGGACCGCCACTAGACCTCACACCGGAACAGAAACGGAAGACCAAGCGCCGTCGGATTCTGATTCGAAACTTTTGCAACACATTTTGGGGCAACAATACAATGAAAAGTGTCTATGGGCTTAACGTTGCTGGCATGATTGATCATACGGAAGGGGACCATGAAGGCCATTGCAGCATCCTCTATAGGCTCCCGAGCATGATAGGCATTCACAATCGGCAGCGGCCAGCGGAGAATCTGAAGCTCCGTGCACCTGTTCGACTAAAATCCCTTCTTGGGACCAGGAAAATGGATGGCATCCGGTCAATACTGGGTTCGTGTTTTGAGCTTGCCAGAAGTCTCGTGCGTGCCGTCTGCATGCTTCACTCAAGCGGGTGGCTACACAAGAACATACGTGCAGAGTCTGTCATGTTCTTTCCGAAACATGTGAGCACGCTCCAAGAGGACCGCTATGAAATCAAAACTGAAATAAATGTTTCGAAGCCCATCCTGATGGGCTATATTTTTTCACGGCCAGACGACATCAAGCATGAAACGCGTAAACCCTCCTCTCAAAAGGATGGACTTAGAAAGGCCCCAGTGGATTCCCGTAATATACTAAAACATCACACTACATACACCTGGCGGGATACCGATGACTCCTCAAGCAAGGATTCAGAGGAAAAGCATGGAAGGGTATTCCCCCGGCCAGCTAGTATATATGGCCGCGATATACTGAACAAGACCAAAGAACCGGAACAAACAAAAGATCTAAACATTGCTGGCTTTACACTCGACTATTATCAGCACCCGGCAAAGCACGCAGATCCGCAGCGGCGGTATCGCCATGCATATGACGTGTACTCTCTTGGTATACTGCTTCTCAAAGTTGGGTTCtgggaggagttgaagaacTATGAGGACTTCCGCTCTGGTTATAACAAGATTGCCGATTACGACAAAGAGGATCATTATGAACGACGCAGGTGGATTTGTCGAGAGTACTTGAATCGTCTTAGGTGGGCATGTGGTGATTTTTATGCCGACGTTGTGCTCAGTTGTCTCATGGTGGATAGTAGCGATGATGAAGTAGCGAAGGAGAGCAAGCGGAAGCTTTGTGCGAGACTAGTTACGGACTTGGAAAACTGGCAAGCCTAGGCAAACTTGCTGGTTTCCTGTACTTTTTGTCTATTAATAGCGTTCGGGTAAGAAGACGAGAGGTATTTACCCAGCAACATGTTTCTTCACTTACTTCGTGTAAGAGGAGAGGTTACTcactaggtaggtagtgggTCAGGCAGAGAGGTTGCTCTTAGGCCACCGGCCTGAGCCCATAGGTTGGCTGGTTAAGGGTATATTTGGTTtgctttccttttctttggcATCTTGCTTGTACCTCATTCTCATCACATGTTCTTCTGCGCAGGGTTTCCATCACTTCCAAAGGTATCCAATGGAACTGACCTTCAAAAAAGAACAATCATCATTCAAAGTCCATTTCAGTACCTAATGGTACATACCATACCTAGCAGTATCTCCCTCCACCTGATCACCGAAAATTCCACTTGGATCAATATCTCATCTCATTACAATAACCTCTGTGAGGTTGTATCTTGAACACAGAGTATATTCGAGACCTACTGGCGCCAACCTGTGGGGATACGGGGGATAGTACAGTGGTTATACCCCCCTCACCATTATAATCATCTTGTCATTCCGCACAACATCCAACCTATCTACTaccacatcacccaccccgcAAACCtcaaccctcttctcctggtCCCAATGGGCAGAAGACATAATTATCACCCTACCTCACtacaaccctcaccccctcccaaggcACATCAATTCAtcatcaagaccaagacaAAATTATGAAAAAGAATAAATGGTATCATCAATTCATCATCAGCCGACATTTTATAAATACATGAGTGAGACGTGCTATCTAAGCATCTGTCCCTTGTGTGTACACCTTGGGTTTTTGTTCATTATcatttcattttttttttgcctgtCCCCATCCAACCATCATTTACTCGGCATCAAGAGGCGCACGAGGAGGAGTGTCGTTGACCTGGATACCACCACGTTTCTTCTCATGGCTGTCAGGCATGGGAAGAGcccacccaccctcaccctcgggAGTGGCGAGCCAGAGTCTGAGGAGATGTCTTctgggagcgggaggggcAAAGTCTATTGTCCAAAGTTAGCACGGAAACAAGTCAATGTTGGAGAGCCGAAAGAAGAAACTCACCCCTGTAAGCAGTGCGAGCATGGAGCAAGTGAGCATTACTCAAGAACTGAATGtctccaacctccaaaacCATGTGCAGAGCCTCCTGCTGGCAGGTATCCTCAAGCACCTTCAGAGCATGAAGTTGCTCCTCGCTGAGAGGAGGAATGATACCCTTGTCGGAGAATCTGGTCAAAGACTTGACATAGTAGGGATCCCACTTGCAGTAGAGACGGCCCTGGCCACCGTTCTCTATGTAAACAATAGGCTGGCGAACCCACTCCTCCTGGCCATCGCTGACCTCACCCTTGCGGTCAAAGTACCAGATCGGCTTGGTCAGAGTCTCGGCAACATCAGGGTGCTCCTTCTGGAGAATGTTCCAGACGTTATGAACCGAGACAATGTcgctctcaccaccctcctggGCGCGGTGTACGCACAAAAGACCGACGatatcaccatcatcagcgtGGAAGAACTGGCGGGCGGCAGTGCGATAGATGCGGACGGTGTGGATCTGAGTCGGGTCATCACCGACATCCTTGACGTGGCCGAGGACGTGGCCGCGGCCGTTCTGAGAGACAAAGTATCCAAGATAGGTGCCGAGACCCATGTAGGCGACGGCGTTCTTCTCTGGGCCCCAAACATCGGCAGGGAAACgcttgaagaggatgaagccCTTGCCGTTGAGGAGATCTTCCCGGAGGTCAGTCAAGACCTTGCCGAGCTTGGGAAGGACAAAGTTCTCCTTGGAGATGCCGGTGAGTGGTGTGCCGCTGGCGATGAAAGCGTCGGCGGTGGCGGACAACtcggcaacctcctcatctgtGAAGGGGTGCACCCACTTCTcagggttgttgatgaagtcATCGCGCTTCCATACTGTGCGGCCGGTGATCTCCTTGGGGAACTCAGAGTAGGGCTTCAGGACGTCGTAGAGAGGGGGGTGCTGGCCAGATGTGCGGATGCCGTCAGGGAAGATGTGGCGGGGGGCATCGAGGTTGCTCTTGGTGACTTGAGGAAGTTGAGCCGCAGGCTCTTCTACTAGGATTCCGGGAGCCATTGTGTATGgtatgtgtgtggtggtgggtaaGGTAGGGAGCGGTTTGGAAGTGCTGGGTGATGACTGCCAAATGAAAGAGCTTGATCTGATAATGGAATATTTGGATCTGATCGAGAGCTCACATGTATGGCTTATAAGTACATGGCGCCCTCGATAAAAGGGGGCCATCTTGTCGATTGCGTGATCATCCCGGGACTGGGCCCAGAGACTATCATCTGCAATGGGGCCGAGGTCTCATTGGAAGAGGCCATGATGCACCCACGTTTCGGCAGCCCGCTCCCGAGTGACATCGGTGCTGGGCGTTGGGATTTCGTTCAGGAAAGAGCATTGGGATGATTGCGATATCAATTTGAGGGATGGCGTGCTCGGCTTGCGATGACGTGAAGGCTTAAGCGCTACTGCCCCGCAATGCTAATGGCGCTATTCTCCCCTCGACACACCTCGATCAAAGAGGCGACGTGGTAAGCTAGTTCCCTTTTTGGAGCTCCCTCCGTATCATTCGGCTTTCGGGATCTGAGATGGTGTTCTTTGTTGGATGCTGAAGTGAAGGTCTCAAAGGAGTTGGTGGGGTAGGGGAGGTGTAAGTCttgggggttagggttaagCGTGGGTGTGTTACCTTGTCTTGCCGGCACAACATCGAGCCACATTAAGCTGACAATAGATGGTTGTCACCGATTGGAGCTTCGTGCAGATATGCCGAGGTAGGGTGGACAAAGCTTGGGAGAGTTTTGTGGTTTGAGCCTTGTGGTACTTTGTTTGAATAGGGGAAGGAAACACAGGATTAGGTAAAGGCAAAGGTTCagtttgaggttgaggtccgCATGGGTAAAGGCACTTACGTGTTGTGAAACTGGGCGTCTCATCCATGACAGATTGATCAGCAAAATGGCTCACGAGGCTACCCCTATTTCCACTCAAACACGCCCGACTCTGACGGCAACGGTCGACCTGATAAACCGATCTTTACTATTTGTAAATATTACTAATTATCCCCCCAAGCATCATTGTGTATATCCAGTTATGTTCTTTCCTCGCATTCACTCACCCCAATATCTATCAATCAAACAGCCCCTTCAAATCAggcaccaacctcctcagcggATGAGCCTCCGTATTAAAAACCCACTCATCCAGACTAATCAAGTCCGGCTCACTGAACATCAAATAAAAATACTTCAACGTCTCACCCAGCCAAAAGCTCTCCATCGAGTCCGTCTTCTCCGGATACCGTTTGCTCTCATCCTCGTTCTCAGGGTCATAACGAGTAATATCCGACAGTGCCGCGTTGGCGAGCTCAGTCTTGGTATTCTTCTCGATAGCTTCAAACATCTTCCATGCTTTTTCAGGCAAGTCCTTTCGGCCGGTTGTGCGATAGAGAATAAATACCGACTCGATCGCTTCAGGTCGGAGAATGTATCGAGTATCCGGAAGCGACGTGAACCCCTTGGAGATGTGCTTTTCGGCGATGAGCGAGTTGAGCTCTTCAGGGGAGATGTCATCGGGTGCTTCAAGCTGCCTTTTGATCGCATCTTTCCACTTGGTCTCGGAAAACGTACACTCTGGCTTCTCGGGCGAGATTGTTAAAGGACAGGGAAGCATGGTGAATGTCTCTGGCATGATCCCCACGGGCATGTGTGAATAGGTCCAGATGCAACCATCCATCAGTTTCTCTCCGACAGACACATGGGTTTGGTTCTCCACAAGCTTGCCACCGAGGGCGAGCATACCACCTGCGAAGCAAACGAGATGCTGGCCTTCTGGTTTGAGAGAGTAGACAGTGTCATCGCCGCTTCGGGAGACAGAGACAAGGCCAGAGACAAGGACGTTGGCGTTGTCTGGAAGCATAGGCCGGAAGACATTTCGTTTGATGACTGCCTCCATGGCCTTTTCATACATTTCGCGATATTGTGGTAGTAGACCCCCGACGAGAGCATGGGTCTTTGGGAGATATTCGTACCAAGAGTCAGCCATGGCCCCGATGGTGAAGTCATTATGTAGGTTAAATTCTGTGGTGCGGGCGTTGACAATGACAGGCCACATTCCTGGGAAACGCGTGGTGTCTTGTTGCTTATGCAGGAGCTCGGTGATGCGATGCGCAGCGTCGAACCATTTTGGGTCTTTGGTGAGGAGAGAAAGCCTGGTGAACTCCAGAGCAAATGTGCCAATCTCGGCAAGAAGGACGGACTCGTCGGCTTCCTGGGGTTTGTTTTTGGATGCATCCACAGCGTCCCATCTTGTCATCGGCATGCGGTTGGGAGTATCGAAGGCGACATAGAGCATTTCTCCAACCTCTGTTGCTTTACGTAGGAGCCGTCTATCGCCACTTAGGTCATAGGCTGCCAGAAAGCCACCCAGATATCGAATGTTGGTCTCAAATACGTTCACTTTGTCTCCCGGGGCTTTGGAAAAGTCGATCTTGGATGCAGCTTCCACTGCTTCCTTGAACTCATCTTTCAGGTCCATGATCCAGAGGGTGTCGAGACTGTCGACCAAGGTTGCTCCCCAGCCGCCAAAGACATCGCGCTTCCCACCGCTGATGGGCATGATCTCGTCACTCATCCAGGCGTGCTTGCGGTACGAGTTCCAACAACGCTGAAAGACCTTCTTGACGGCATCTCGGCGTTCGAGTCGAACTTGACGCTCTGCTGCGGGTTCAGTCTCGATAAATTTTTGAACCTTTGGAAGCCACTGTGGGGAGGCCTTTGGAAACTGGCGCATGTCCTGGACAGGGTAATTGGACTTCAACTTGCTCCATTCGATCCGGTCTGCTgtgtcttcctcgtcgttTTGGTCCTTGTCATTGACGTTGTCATCGGTGTTATCGTCGAAGTAGTCATTCGGGGGGACATAATTAGGATCCCCACTATTGCCGGGCAGGAAATTGTCACCACTGCCATCGCCGTGATAGCTCTGGAAAGGGTCAATGACGTAGGAGTATTGGTATGATCTCTTgcggatggcgaggaagacgaaTAGAAAGATGCCTGCAATCAAGAAGACATAGCTTCTATTCCTCGAAAAGAGCAGCATTATGGCAGCTGTAGAGATCAACGGGCAGGATGGATACCACCCTGAATTTGGGATGGGCACCCCGTCCAGGTCGTTCCCAGCGAATCCAGGGACGACATGAATTAAGATTTtggcgggtggtgggggcATTGGTGAACTGCCGGCTTGGCACTGTAAGATACTGTAAATACGATGCGGGCCACGTGGCAGCGCTGAGTGACAGTGACCAACATACTGTTGTGGACACGCTGTGGCAGGGCTGCTGTGCACGGATCTGTGTAATAACGTGTATTCGTAAGAAGCTGGCGGGCGACTCGCCCACCACGTCGCCCTCCCGTCACTCACTGCCCTGCATCATCGATgaaacatcaacaaccactcATCATGGCGTGAGTCACCGCCGACCAATGTCATCAGACAACACGTTATAAAGGCAGCGGCTCATCCCTTGCGGTCACTTTGCGGTCATCGGCGTTTTCTCCCTGCAGCTGCGACGAAAGACCAAGTGGGGATGGAATGAGCTTCATTACTTTGACGCGTCAACAATGGCATCATTttaacaacaccaccatacCTTGCGTCTGGCATCTCAAGCATTCACCACACCGTACCTGATCAAGCCCATCAAACCACCCAACACAATAGCGGACGGAGCATTCAACTTGAAGTACCGACCACCAACATAGCTGGTAGCTGTGATGACAACCCACCAGGGATCATCACCCAAACTGCGACCAGCCTGGAATCCTTGGTCAATATACCCCACCATGAAGATTCGATACACGGCCGTATAGATCAAGCCCACGGCGCCAGCGTTGATGCCTCTCAGCACAGATTTGACCCATCTCCTGTTCCTTGCCGCGCTCCAGAGTCCCATGGTGCCATGGACCAAGATCAAGCCTGGGCTGAAGATGGCAACCCAGGCAATCAAGGCGCCCGCAACAGAGCTGTGTCCGGCGTTGATGGCCGTCAAACTCCCGAGGAAGACAGCAATGTTGAAGTTGGGGCCCGGGAAGGCTTGGATGAGGGCGAGACCGATCAAAAAGTCGCGAGCGCTCACCCACCCTTCGGCAACAACGTATTCTCGCAGCAAAGGGATTACGACGGGTCCACCGCCAAAGATGATTGTGCCCGCAAGGTAcatgttggagaagaggcgGTAGAGGATGGGAGGGCCGGGGTCTGGAAGAACACTGCGTAGCACCATGGCCACGATGAagctgaggaagaaggtCACGATGATGACTGTGCCAGTCTTCCATGACATGTTGAACCTCAGCTCCTGTGGCACAATGCGTGGTTCATTCTCGGCAGTCGACCCCGACGGGCGCTCATTCTTATTGGCCTCATCTTCGCTGACTGGAAGTTCTGAGCTGGGCCCGGGTTGCGATGGCCCAAGTTCATGGGAatttcttgttgttgtggcACTGTTTTGAGGGCCAGCTTCGGGGTGCGTCGCCCTCTTTCgcttcaccttcctcaccagaGTTCCGAGTGGGCGATGGATCCAACGGTAGTCATTGACCAAGGTCGCAACACCTGACACAAACATCAAGACGGGAAAGTACCACAGGGCGTTGTACAACatgccagcagcagcagtgacAAAGACAATTATCCTCGTCAATGGATCAGTGATGGCCTTCTGGGAcagctccaccgccgccagcgcAATCACGCCGACAGTAGCGGAGTTGAGACCGGAGAGCAGCGCATACACGATTCGCGGCAGGTTCTCGTCAATGCTCGACACGCCGATGGAGAGGCCAAACATGCCGATGGCCCCCGGAAGACTCCAGAGCAGGAAGCTAAACAATGCCGCCATAAACCCGCCGTGGAGCAGGTTGATGCAGTAGAGCATTTTTGTGCTGGCGGGTCCTGACAGCGATTGCGAGATGCTGAAGATCTCCTGAAAGACCTGTTCATCGACCCATTTTGACTTTTGGACGAACTTTTCGTTGAACTGCGCGCCGGACAATGATAAGCAACTGGTCCTCAGTCCTGTTTTCTCTGcggttttttctttttttcttatACTCACAATCTTGAAGTGAACCGGTGGACCACCAAACGCAGTAACCCCGAGATGCCAATTGACCCGGAGGACCTTCCACCCGCGGCGGGCCAGCGCCCGGAGACGGCGGGGCAGTTCCCCCCTATTTTCACCGGCTCCAGTGGAGCTCATTTTTGGCTTTGTCGTCTTGAACCCCCAGACGCTCCAAAACAGTTGAGCAATTCGCCTTTTGCGACGACAAACTTTGAGGAATCGGAGACAGCAGAACGGCTTGTCTCACTCCAAATGGTGTGCGATTTGCatgaaggagggaaggacCCAGGAACTCGGGACAGGCACACGGCAGAGAATTGGGTGAGCTGCAACCTCCCTGCAGCTGAGGCGATGGTGCAATCCTCGGCGTCCATTTGTGGCGTTGTGTGCTAGCCGACTTTGGGGGTTTTGTCACCAGCTCTTTGTCTTCactagggttagggttgaaaCAACGTGGAAGCCCCCTTTCACGATTCAGGGGTTCTATTATCCAGacgatgagcttcttgacacCGAACCTTTTTATATAGAGTAAGACATTAAACTTCACCTTATCCAAACTGAATctgccaaccaccacagttGATTCTACCGCCTAGTCAGCATACCACCAGTACCATGCGCAAGCAACGACGCCTGCACCTTGGGAGACCTATGGAAGGTGAAGGACCTATCCGGTGCCTTTTTCACATCCGACATCACCGTGACTTCGGACTTTTCTGTGTTGTGAAAAATAGATACATTGCTGAGCAGAAAAACGCGGTACCAGCGCCCGCGACAAGGCGCCATATGGTTCTTTCGTGACGAGTGTCTGTACACGTAGAGGAGTCAATTGATATATCACAAacgcatcaacaacacccgcCCTACAGGGTTGGCGAGGTGCTGGGGGACTATAAAagtcaccgtcaccaccggctCAGCTAGGGCCATCCGCTTTGCAGGCCAGACCTCCCAAGTTCAAGATGTATTTCCCTCAGACTGGGTTCATCTTCTCTTATTGTAGGTGTAGCAACCGAGGCAGACTTTGTTATCTTGTCCTGCCTTTGCCCCGCCAAGTCGAGACCGAAGACAAGCCGGCCAACTACTTTGTTAATTAATGAGAGGACATCAACACCGTTCCTCCTCGTGTAGCTTGGCAGAAATGACCTGTGAAGGATACGAAAAGCTCTCAAACCAAACGTCCCAAGTGAGCAACAATTTCCGCCCGTTCATGACTTTAAACCCTATTTTATTTTACGAGGGAGTCTACAACGGCCTGACGCCCGCCGATCATTTGCATATATAACTTCCCCCATGATTATTCTTTCTTACCTTCATCCCATCTAAACCTTTACCTTCATTCCATCTGAGCTTTACGTTTACCTTATCTGAGCCCCCTTTGCTTTTCCCTCTTACTCAACTTTGAAAACCCCGCTCCCACAAATCATGAGTCCTACCTGCTTTGCCTCCCCAGGACGTCAGAAATAACGAGTCCGTATACAAATCAGATTCTTGGTCATCAAAATCGCCAGGTCTTTGATGAATCACACACCACCTGCTGTTGAGGACCCCAATCTCCTTCTGGGGTCCCTATCGATGTATCACCGTCAAGGTTCAACGGCCGGCGAGGCAGCATGACTTTGCTGTTCTTCTGATTCATTACCCACGATGACAAGACAGTACTGCAGACGTATCAGGATATCCTACAGGCGAAGAGGGACGTGACGAGAAGTCGTTCACTGTGGTGTGttcgatgtgggttgttcCGTGGGTCAGGCAGAAATTGCTCCCAGGGCTCTGTCCTGGCCCACACCCACGGGCGTGAGGGTATATTATTGGTTTGGCCGGTTGGTTTGCTCTGTCTAGATACTCCCGGAATACATCATCAGTTCTTGTACGCTTCTTCCGTGTCGGTCGTACCACAGGTTATGATGCCCTTCTTGCGCGTCCTTGTTTGATCAACGACAGTACGCCAGCTATTTTCATAGTGACCACGTCCGGCGGAAGGGCGGATTTTCTGTCCATCGACCCTCCCCGATCACGACCACATTCACAGACGAGCTACAACGAGCGAGATGACACGGTGGTGGCTTTCTCCAAGACGTACTATGGAGAACAACGCGACATCCC
Encoded proteins:
- a CDS encoding uncharacterized protein (EggNog:ENOG503P4SN), whose product is MEAAGLAVGIATLYSTCRDCYNFFTTVNAADKEVSVHLRQTRQNQTKLHNYLLKNRFKAEGVFNILSALADTLSNQEELVRGYEIQFRSTQAIQDGSQLASNVQLAIQDTTIEDIKPVITEFKQRLSKLNKFKWALRDKNDFRKLISDLKSHSESLYCLCPENAFESMNVYFYHGLFGCPGVTEIDKGSSVRPDYELLASAATLKASVNENRDKVRTDDGKLTTIGEEEPEMKFLGKGLALFEGEVVYVEMRDYRGPPLDLTPEQKRKTKRRRILIRNFCNTFWGNNTMKSVYGLNVAGMIDHTEGDHEGHCSILYRLPSMIGIHNRQRPAENLKLRAPVRLKSLLGTRKMDGIRSILGSCFELARSLVRAVCMLHSSGWLHKNIRAESVMFFPKHVSTLQEDRYEIKTEINVSKPILMGYIFSRPDDIKHETRKPSSQKDGLRKAPVDSRNILKHHTTYTWRDTDDSSSKDSEEKHGRVFPRPASIYGRDILNKTKEPEQTKDLNIAGFTLDYYQHPAKHADPQRRYRHAYDVYSLGILLLKVGFWEELKNYEDFRSGYNKIADYDKEDHYERRRWICREYLNRLRWACGDFYADVVLSCLMVDSSDDEVAKESKRKLCARLVTDLENWQA
- a CDS encoding uncharacterized protein (EggNog:ENOG503NYDT; COG:E), whose product is MAPFYRGRHVLISHTCELSIRSKYSIIRSSSFIWQSSPSTSKPLPTLPTTTHIPYTMAPGILVEEPAAQLPQVTKSNLDAPRHIFPDGIRTSGQHPPLYDVLKPYSEFPKEITGRTVWKRDDFINNPEKWVHPFTDEEVAELSATADAFIASGTPLTGISKENFVLPKLGKVLTDLREDLLNGKGFILFKRFPADVWGPEKNAVAYMGLGTYLGYFVSQNGRGHVLGHVKDVGDDPTQIHTVRIYRTAARQFFHADDGDIVGLLCVHRAQEGGESDIVSVHNVWNILQKEHPDVAETLTKPIWYFDRKGEVSDGQEEWVRQPIVYIENGGQGRLYCKWDPYYVKSLTRFSDKGIIPPLSEEQLHALKVLEDTCQQEALHMVLEVGDIQFLSNAHLLHARTAYRDFAPPAPRRHLLRLWLATPEGEGGWALPMPDSHEKKRGGIQVNDTPPRAPLDAE
- a CDS encoding uncharacterized protein (EggNog:ENOG503PC3A; COG:G; CAZy:GH47) encodes the protein MPPPPAKILIHVVPGFAGNDLDGVPIPNSGWYPSCPLISTAAIMLLFSRNRSYVFLIAGIFLFVFLAIRKRSYQYSYVIDPFQSYHGDGSGDNFLPGNSGDPNYVPPNDYFDDNTDDNVNDKDQNDEEDTADRIEWSKLKSNYPVQDMRQFPKASPQWLPKVQKFIETEPAAERQVRLERRDAVKKVFQRCWNSYRKHAWMSDEIMPISGGKRDVFGGWGATLVDSLDTLWIMDLKDEFKEAVEAASKIDFSKAPGDKVNVFETNIRYLGGFLAAYDLSGDRRLLRKATEVGEMLYVAFDTPNRMPMTRWDAVDASKNKPQEADESVLLAEIGTFALEFTRLSLLTKDPKWFDAAHRITELLHKQQDTTRFPGMWPVIVNARTTEFNLHNDFTIGAMADSWYEYLPKTHALVGGLLPQYREMYEKAMEAVIKRNVFRPMLPDNANVLVSGLVSVSRSGDDTVYSLKPEGQHLVCFAGGMLALGGKLVENQTHVSVGEKLMDGCIWTYSHMPVGIMPETFTMLPCPLTISPEKPECTFSETKWKDAIKRQLEAPDDISPEELNSLIAEKHISKGFTSLPDTRYILRPEAIESVFILYRTTGRKDLPEKAWKMFEAIEKNTKTELANAALSDITRYDPENEDESKRYPEKTDSMESFWLGETLKYFYLMFSEPDLISLDEWVFNTEAHPLRRLVPDLKGLFD
- a CDS encoding uncharacterized protein (EggNog:ENOG503NXET; COG:P): MSSTGAGENRGELPRRLRALARRGWKVLRVNWHLGVTAFGGPPVHFKIFNEKFVQKSKWVDEQVFQEIFSISQSLSGPASTKMLYCINLLHGGFMAALFSFLLWSLPGAIGMFGLSIGVSSIDENLPRIVYALLSGLNSATVGVIALAAVELSQKAITDPLTRIIVFVTAAAGMLYNALWYFPVLMFVSGVATLVNDYRWIHRPLGTLVRKVKRKRATHPEAGPQNSATTTRNSHELGPSQPGPSSELPVSEDEANKNERPSGSTAENEPRIVPQELRFNMSWKTGTVIIVTFFLSFIVAMVLRSVLPDPGPPILYRLFSNMYLAGTIIFGGGPVVIPLLREYVVAEGWVSARDFLIGLALIQAFPGPNFNIAVFLGSLTAINAGHSSVAGALIAWVAIFSPGLILVHGTMGLWSAARNRRWVKSVLRGINAGAVGLIYTAVYRIFMVGYIDQGFQAGRSLGDDPWWVVITATSYVGGRYFKLNAPSAIVLGGLMGLIRYGVVNA